The genomic stretch agaaaaaaattttgagaatgTGCATTGTACACAGTAAAGCTATCCTCCCAAAGTTAAAGACAAGGAAAAGGTTCTAAGACAAAGAAAACTCAGGGAATTCCTCACTAGCAGGCTGATCTTAAACAAAATGCCTAaagaatggtagaggaggtgaattcatgtatgatacagtcgatacattgtaagaacctgtgaaatgccacaatgtacccccacccatcataacaataaaggggaaaataagtaaataaataagaaataaataaataaagatacccTACACTGTGAAAGGACAGTAAAACTACCATGGTGAAATTGTGTGAGAATATAAAAATCCACTGGTagggaaaagacagaaaaggaaaataaagagtcAAATTtatcaatacaaaaaaaatcatcaaaccacagagatgaaaaaaggaatgaaagaaagggacaaataaaataacttgaaaaaattGCAAAATCAAGGAGAAAACTTACTTTTCTTGCGGTTCTGGAGAATGAGCCTGGGGCTTCAGACGTGCTATACAATCACTTTACTTACCACGAGAAGTGGATTATATACCTCAATGAAAAATTTAGACTagatgatgataaaaataaaataaaaaggacaagTCCAACAATATCCACCAAAACCACATTTCAGTTGTAAAGACACACGTATACTGAAATTGAAGggattataaaaaatattaaacacaatAGATACTTAAAGTGAGCACAAGTTGAGGGCAACAAGATTGTGGATTGCAGACAATCACATAGTAAGAAATTGGTGAACATTGTTCAGTCTGTTGCACATTCTAGTTTACTCTccaaatatgaattatttttcataaacTACATTAACTACACTTCTTCCAATTAGAGTTTCAACCAACAAGAAACTTTTTTATGTCTGCTTTACATTTTATGCACAGTATATAATAAAGCTGTGAAAATTATCTAGTTACACAACATCATAGGATCTTCAATCAAACTTCAGTGAAGGTCATTCACTTTAACTTCATTGTCTTACAGCACACCTTTAATTAATTTCAAGTATTATGCTACTCAGGACTTTATGTCCCCATAGGCATATATTGATGTCAGTGCAGAAAATTCCCTTTAGGATTTGATGGAATGCTTCAACTCTGTAGTTAAGGGACATAATTACTAGCACTGACCTGTAGGTAGTCATTGAGATTTTCATTATCTTATTCCCAAATGCTTTAGAGGACAAGATCCACAAATACTTCAAAATTCTGAGACCTTCACTATTAAGCAAATGGTACACTTTGAAAAAGCTCTACTCtttgaaatacaaatataagaatacaattttagcttatttttactttaaatttagtAACATTCTTTCTAGtgcttttcaaaatttattgaTACGTGGATCAGGGAAGGAGTACAACACTGTAATTGTTATGACTTTCTGATTACAAAATAAGATTTCAAAACATACAGGTAAAATCACACAAAAATCTACTAACTACATAAGGCATGCACATTGAAAGCAACTTCTACTAAtaaggtaggattacagacatgagccacaggcactggGCTTGAAAGCAATTTCTAACTTAACTGAATAATTGCAtggtttatatttaatattttagaacAAACGAATTTCTAGTGTTGTCCATTGGATTACATATACAAAATCATTTTGACATTCTAATTTATGTAACCATATTTTTCAGTCAGTATGTCCCAAACAAATGCTTTAATAATAACAAGTaaccacatttttattattgtactgggtgggggtacatttattttacaatataataaatatatcatacttgatttcaccctttcaaccattctcctttatactccCTTCCCCCCCCATCCTGGATGGAAACAAATTCTTAAACCAAAACATAATGTGAATCTAAAATTCTTCAAGGATTTAAATGATTTACTCTTTTTACAAGTGTTAAAACTGAAACATAAATGTTAGCCTGTACTTGTTACCTTTTAACTATTATAGCATTATATAGAGAATCTTATATAATTATATGGGGAATAAAAAATAGTGGAATAGTcaatttagatagaaggaatatacataatatgataattattttgaaaattatcctTATAGATTCCTCTCCAAAGTGAAGACTGTCTTTGTGCAAATGCAAAGAAGTCTGCAAGGATCATTACTAGAACTCATCCCAGGTCAATAGGGTTGATCTACTGTTAGAATTATTTATGTCTTCTGGGTacctaatttattattttttttctgtatgtatgtgtgtatgtgttgctgGGGATCATAAACAGTTCATTGTGCTTGCTGCCAAAGTGTTTACCATTGATCTAGACCCACAGCCTTCCCAGAGTAACTTTTAGTTCCTTTCCAGAAGTATGTAaccatcaacaatatcataatgTTTAGAcacatgtttaaaaaacaaagcaatgcaGATATCACAGAAGAAATTGTGGATGGTGCTGCTTATTCCAGGCCTGATCTACAATTTAGAAAATGAGATCAGTGTGGTTTTGAACATTCAGGTAAATTTTATTTAGTAGAATTATAAATAACCTATCCCTTacaaaaaggaggaaggattaaGATATTTGGGACACAGCAACAGGAACAATAGTAAGGAAAGAGTTACTGTTTCTGAAAAAGTACGGAACATTCAAAGAAAGATGAGAGATGTGATAATCTATACACATGTATTCTTTATATTAACATGGTAATTATAAATAAGGATAAATATTACAATTTAATCCTTAGTGATCTTTCTAATTTATATATAGGACATACATATTACTTATAAGTTTTCTAAGACCATCTCTCCTTTATTATCATATATAAAAGCACTCTTCTCattccagaaaaagaaacatttttaggaaaattgtTTTAGATTCCTTTTAGTGATCTTAAAAAGATGGCACTGAAATTATTTGGAAACAATGAAccaataggaaaaaaacaaatcattatAGTTTcatgcataaatatataaagagataGTTTTTCCTCTTTAAGCATCCTCCCCAGTATAATATACTACAAAATTCATCATTGTTAATCCTGAGAATCACATTATGAGATCATTGATGCTGAAATTTTAAGAAAGCAAATACACACTAAAAGTACAAGATGCTTCATTCCACAGATAGGGAAAATTATTGAATGAGTAAAGCCTCTATCTGTTATGATAGCAAAAAAAACTGTATACACTTAAATAAAATCTTGTATCATACTAATATCTATCTCCACAGAAAAGCTAAAGATGACTGAGGACAACTTCTCCTTGACAATTGAATTCATCCTCACAGGATTTACAGATTATCCAGAACTGAAGACCCTGTTGTTTGTGGTCTTCTCTGCCATCTATCTGATCACCATGGTGGGGAATCTTGGTTTGGTAGCCTTGATTTACAAGGAACATCAGCTTCACACACCAATGTACATCTTTCTGGGAAACCTGGCTCTGATGGATGCCTGCTGTTCCTGTGCCATCACTCCCAAGATGTTAGAGAACTTCTTTTCTGAGGACAGAAGGATTTCTCTCTATGAATGTATggtacaattttattttctctgtcttgCTGAAACTACAGACTGCTTTCTTCTGGCAgcaatggcctatgaccgctatgtggccatttgtAGCCCACTGCAGTACCACACCAGGATGTCTGAGAAACTCTGCATTCAGATGACCTCAGGGGCTTTCATTGCTGGAAACCTGCATTCCATTATTGAAGTAGGTTTACTGTTTAGGTTAACTTTCTGTAGGTCTCATCAAATCaatcactttttttgtgatgtcctTCCATTGTATAGATTGTCATGTGTTGACCCTTCTATCAATGAATTGATGCTATTCATGTGGGCAGGCTCGATtctaatttttactattttagtAATCCTTATATCATATTTCTATATCCTTTTTACTATATtcacaatgaaatccaaagaGGGAAGATCCAAATCCTtatctacctgtgcctcccactttCTCTCTGTGTCAATACTCTATGGTTCTGGCCTCTTCATGTATGCTCAACCAAGTTCAGTTAATGAAGGGGATAAAAGTATACCCATTGCTACTTTTTATACTCTAGTAATTCCTTTATTAAATCCATTTATTTATAGTCTAAGAAATCAAGAAGTAATAAAGGTTATGAAAAGATTAATGAAGATGAGACCATATTGCTACTTTCTGAAACAAGTATCATCTTTGTAAAAATGATTGCAACTTGATTTTACCTTTTTCTCAGGtacagagaaaatgagaaatttacaCATTAAAATCAAACTATAGTTATTAATGTATGATAGTATCTGAGTCAAAACCATTTGAAAAGGACAGACATCTGTGAgcaggtgtctctattatatATTGTCTTATGTTCCCttgggtagatgtccaggagaagtatcactggatcacatggtCAGTTCTAGCATTAGATTTTTTGAAGTCTTTTACTGTTTTCTGTACTGTTTGTAGTAATTTCCATTCCCACAATAGTGTATTATGATTCCTGCTTTACTGcaaccttgccaacatttgttgttatagttgtccttgattatggccattgtAATAGGGATGAGATGATATCTAGATGTTGtattgatcacatgataaggggagagcacacaagggaagtatgaggataggtaagaaacccaacaaccatgatagtatttgatgtcctcaatgcaaagaaactaatgcagaaactttaaagggacagtggtcaataggagaagggatcaggaactagagaaaaggtcagttcaggaagaatcaacttagaatgtaacacatatgtacatgaaagcaatgcgaggatctccctgtatagctatccttatctcaactagcaaaaaccatttgtccttcttattattgtttatactctctcttcaacaaagttagagataagggcaaaaccattcctgcctggaagcaagggggtaatgagggagagagagggggtggaatgaagaaagggggtgaggggtagggggaagaaatgagccaaacaatgtatgcacatatgaataaatgaagaaaaaagaaaaccacatttagagaatactttaaaaaagaaagaataaacagggATTAGAAGGGatgttaaaattttcattgtagGTACCTGGATAAATGGGTTTCAGAAACACTTCTAGCTATTTATGTTAAAggtaacagaaataaaatatagatggaaatgaaaaatgttgttttgatttgcacctcttttataaccagggaagttgaacacttcttcatgtatttactgaacatttgtacctcttcctttgagaattcctggcttaattcatgtgtccatatCTTCACTGGGGTCTTGACTATTTGGGGACtgaattttttgagtttcctatagattctggatattagtcccttatctgatgagtagctggcaaagatttttctcccattctgtgggcttctcttgagtctggtgactgtttcccttgctgtgcagaagctctttagtttgatgcagtcccatgtgttcattctttctcttagatattGAGCCTTTTTGTGTTTCATTTGGGAAAcacattccctatacctatccaccccagtgtattccctactgcttactggagttgtttcaaagtttctggccttatattaaggtctatgatccactttgagttgattttggcacAGGGTAagagacatggatctactttcagtcctctacatgtggatatccagtttccccaacaGCACTTGTTGAAGATGCTCTCATTTCTCCATCATGAGTcgtgggctcctttgtcaaagattagttgGCTGTAGATGCGTGGGTTTatgtctaggtcttctattctgatccatagCTCTCCTGTCTTCTTTTGTGCAAATACCATGCTGTTTATTATTATGGCCCTATGGTACATTTGAGGTTGGGTATTGCAATGCCTCCatcattggactttttgctcagaattgctttgactattcaatgtcttttgtgtttccatatgtatttcaagattgatttttctatttctgtgcagaatgtcattggaattttgatagggattgcattgaacatgtagattgcttttggtagtatggccattttcacaatgttcatTTAACCAAACCATGAGTATGGAAGGTCTTTTTATCTTCTGAaatttgctatttcttttgttaaatttattacaaGATACTTCATTGTTttcgaggctattgtaaatgggattgtttccctgattttgttctaaatttgtttgttgttggtatgtaggaaggctactgatttctgtatgttaattttgtatcctgttactttgctgaaagactttatgatttctaatagcttCTTTTTGTAGAATAtttagggtctttaaggtataggaccatgttatctgaaaatagggataggttgacttcttccttctctaattggattccttttattgcttgctcttgtcttattgctctggctaggaattccaaaactatattgaatatgacagccatttctttttcctgaattTAACAGGAAAGGTTTCAGTCATTCTTCATTTAGTACGatattggctctaggtttgtcttttgtaacctttattatgttgaggaacattccttccattcctagtttcttcagagcatttATTATGAAAGGGTGTTAGGTTTTTGTCAAATGCTCTTTCTATATCTATTGAGaggattatgtgatttttgtcctttcttctgtttcataTGTTGCAGCAtatgctgaattacatttatgactttacatatgttgaactatccttgcatccctggaatgaaactgacttggttatggttgtatgatttttctgatgtgttgttgaattctgtttgccagagATTTTTTGAGAAGATTTGTGGCCAAATTCATAAAAGGTATTGGtcaataattctcttttctggttggtctttattgggttttggaatgagcgTAGTGCTGCCttttagaatgagtttggtagtgttccttccctttctatttcctggaaaagtttgaggagtatggGTGTTACTTTTTCTGTAatggtttggtaaaattcagccatgaatccatcaggttccaGACTCTTCTTTATGGGAGgatctttattactgcttcaatttcattgcttgtaataggACTATTAAggtttttaatatcttcttggttcaattttatttgcttataagCATCTGGCAatatatccatttcatctagattttccagtttacttgaatataagttttcgaagtactctctaatgattctgtatttcattagtatttgtggttatatgccctttttcatctctgattttattaatttgggtcttttccttcctcagttTTGTCacattggctaagggtttgttgattttgttaattttttcaaagagtcaacttttgtttcattgattttttgtatagtTTTGTTTTGGTCTCAATATCATTGCTCTCAACCCtgatcttcattatttctctccatctgctggttttgggcttgctttgttcttgtttttctggaagCTTAAAAATCAtcattaagtttttattttagagGTCTCAGTTTTTTATCATAGGCAGTTAttactataaactttccccttagcaaggcctttgctgtgtcacccAGATTCTGATAGGTTGCATTTTCATATTCGctgaattctaggaactttttgatttcttcccttattttttggTCAATCACTGGTCTTTCAGCAGTGTGGTGTTCAGTCTTCATgggtttgaatattttttgtggtttcttttgttgttgaggtctagctTTATTTGTTGCATTCTGATTTGATACAGGggtttatttcaatatttttgaatttCTTAAGACTCGCTTTGTgttctaaaatgtgatctattttggagaaagttccatgagctacagaaaagaatatgtatattctggttgttggatgaaacaacaaatatttaccgtgtctatttggtctaatgtgtggagtaactctcaaatttctttgttgatcatTTGcctgtatgacctatctattggtgacagtggggtaatTCAGGTCCCCATCTATGACCATGTTAGGGTCTATCAGTGCTATAGGCCCATTAGCTTTTTTTAATCTAGATGcatgcccctgtgtttggtgcatatatgttaaaaattgatatttcatcctgatgaattgttccttcaaTTAATCTGAAGTGAACTTCATTGTCACTtgtgactgattttagtctgaaggcaactttttcagatatgagtatagctagaCCTGTTTATGGGTACCATTTGCTTGGAAATCCTTTTTTGACCCTTTGACTCTAAcccagtgttttcttttcttttcttttttttttcattgagatgagtctcttgtaagcaacatatggctGGGCCTTGTTTTTTAACTCAAtagctattctatgtcttttgactgGGGCattgaggtcatttacattcagtgtaaTATTGAGAGTTGCCTGTTGTTTCCATTCCCCTATTATTTAGTTTTacttattccttgtttactggtctgcttggtcaaaaaggtttattctttcctgagtctccctgtctcactctagtttcttcttttatctgtAAAAGTggtttaagtatcttctgtagtgctggcttggtagtcatgaattcctttagattttttctttttgtggacagttttaatttctccttcaattaggaaggatagttttgctggatagactagcctagtttgacagttgctttctttcatggCCTGAAttgtgtctttccatgacctcATTATGTTTAGAGCTTGAGTTGAGAAaactgctgttattttaatgggtttgccATTATAAGTGACTTGTCCAATCTTCTTGCAACTTTCTGTACTCTGAGCGTTTTGATTAAGATGTGTTTGTGGGTGTTTCTTTTTTAGTCATGACAgcttggtgttctgtaagcttcttgCACCTgagtgtctctctctttcttgaggttagggaagtttttagccattattctattgaataggttgtcaatgcctttagttttatCTCCACTCCTTCTATAgccatgattcatagatttggtcttttcatggtgtcccagaggtcttccatgttctatttgtattttcttagcattcttttgtgatcttttactgtttggtctaaatCCTCTACTTTACCTTCCATTCctaatactctattttcaactttttcaGGTTTCCCTGGAATTTTAGAGTAGCAGGTCATTTAGTGGGAGGAGTGTGGAGCTCCAAGTTCCTGCAtgtgccaggaagcaggacttactgcCAAGCATAGAGGAGTGTAGCCACGTGGAGACTTAAGGGGCAGGGGATCAGAAGTGTTGAGCTATGAGtcattcttcccatatttcccaTGGTTAGTTGGTTCTCTGTGAACTTGGAGAGgggttttcttctttctggtaTGGGAAACTGTGGGTGTCTTTTGATCTTACTTCTTCAGGGTAGTTAATCACAGCTGGGGTTTAGGGATGTCAACAAGCCACCATCTTGTTCGatcctcccatttttttctttagctcttgctaggcaattgctaaATCCACAGCCCCACTTACAAACCTTGCTTGAATTAAATATAACTCCAGCCATCATGGTTGCAATATAGGCACATTTCCACCTGAGTcagtctaccagccctttttttgaattCAATAATTGGAGATAGAGTTTCAGCAACTATTTTCTGTaagccaccatcctcctgatctctgcc from Castor canadensis chromosome 5, mCasCan1.hap1v2, whole genome shotgun sequence encodes the following:
- the LOC109701941 gene encoding olfactory receptor 5K3-like, whose product is MTEDNFSLTIEFILTGFTDYPELKTLLFVVFSAIYLITMVGNLGLVALIYKEHQLHTPMYIFLGNLALMDACCSCAITPKMLENFFSEDRRISLYECMVQFYFLCLAETTDCFLLAAMAYDRYVAICSPLQYHTRMSEKLCIQMTSGAFIAGNLHSIIEVGLLFRLTFCRSHQINHFFCDVLPLYRLSCVDPSINELMLFMWAGSILIFTILVILISYFYILFTIFTMKSKEGRSKSLSTCASHFLSVSILYGSGLFMYAQPSSVNEGDKSIPIATFYTLVIPLLNPFIYSLRNQEVIKVMKRLMKMRPYCYFLKQVSSL